The following proteins come from a genomic window of Microtus ochrogaster isolate Prairie Vole_2 chromosome 7, MicOch1.0, whole genome shotgun sequence:
- the Myh2 gene encoding myosin-2 isoform X5 — translation MSSDAEMAVFGEAAPYLRKSEKERIEAQNRPFDAKTSVFVAEPKESFVKGTIQSKDAGKVTVKTEAGATLTVKEDQVFPMNPPKYDKIEDMAMMTHLHEPAVLYNLKERYAAWMIYTYSGLFCVTVNPYKWLPVYNPEVVAAYRGKKRQEAPPHIFSISDNAYQFMLTDRENQSILITGESGAGKTVNTKRVIQYFATIAVTGDKKKEEAPTGKMQGTLEDQIISANPLLEAFGNAKTVRNDNSSRFGKFIRIHFGTTGKLASADIETYLLEKSRVTFQLKAERSYHIFYQITSNKKPELIEMLLITTNPYDYPFVSQGEISVASIDDQEELMATDSAIDILGFTNEEKVSIYKLTGAVMHYGNMKFKQKQREEQAEPDGTEVADKAAYLQGLNSADLLKALCYPRVKVGNEYVTKGQTVEQVTNAVGALAKAMYEKMFLWMVTRINQQLDTKQPRQYFIGVLDIAGFEIFDFNSLEQLCINFTNEKLQQFFNHHMFVLEQEEYKKEGIEWTFIDFGMDLAACIELIEKPMGIFSILEEECMFPKATDTSFKNKLYEQHLGKSANFQKPKVVKGKAEAHFSLIHYAGTVDYNITGWLDKNKDPLNETVVGLYQKSSVKTLAYLFSGTQTAEAGEASKSKGAKKKGSSFQTVSALFRENLNKLMTNLRSTHPHFVRCIIPNETKTPGAMEHELVLHQLRCNGVLEGIRICRKGFPSRILYADFKQRYKVLNASAIPEGQFIDSKKASEKLLGSIDIDHTQYKFGHTKVFFKAGLLGLLEEMRDDKLAQLITRTQAMCRGFLARVEYQKMVERRESIFCIQYNIRAFMNVKHWPWMKLFFKIKPLLKSAETEKEMANMKEEFQKTKDELSKSEAKRKELEEKMVSLLKEKNDLQLQVQAEAEGLADAEERCDQLIKTKIQLEAKIKEVTERAEDEEEINAELTAKKRKLEDECSELKKDIDDLELTLAKVEKEKHATENKVKNLTEEMAGLDETIAKLTKEKKALQEAHQQTLDDLQAEEDKVNTLTKAKIKLEQQVDDLEGSLEQEKKLRMDLERAKRKLEGDLKLAQESIMDIENEKQQLDERLKKKEFEMSNLQSKIEDEQAVGIQLQKKIKELQARIEELEEEIEAERASRAKAEKQRSDLSRELEEISERLEEAGGATSAQIEMNKKREAEFQKMRRDLEEATLQHEATAATLRKKHADSVAELGEQIDNLQRVKQKLEKEKSEMKMEIDDLASNVETVSKAKGNLEKMCRTLEDQVSELKSKEEEQQRLINDLTSQRGRLQTESGEFSRQLDEKEALVSQLSRGKQAFTQQIEELKRQLEEEVKAKNALAHALQSSRHDCDLLREQYEEEQESKAELQRALSKANSEVAQWRTKYETDAIQRTEELEEAKKKLAQRLQAAEEHVEAVNAKCASLEKTKQRLQNEVEDLMLDVERTNAACAALDKKQRNFDKILAEWKQKYEETHAELEASQKEARSLGTELFKMKNAYEESLDQLETLKRENKNLQQEISDLTEQIAEGGKRIHELEKIKKQVEQEKCELQAALEEAEASLEHEEGKILRIQLELNQVKSEIDRKIAEKDEEIDQLKRNHIRVVESMQSTLDAEIRSRNDAIRIKKKMEGDLNEMEIQLNHSNRMAAEALRNYRNTQGILKDTQLHLDDALRGQEDLKEQLAMVERRANLLQAEIEELRATLEQTERSRKIAEQELLDASERVQLLHTQNTSLINTKKKLETDISQMQGEMEDIVQEARNAEEKAKKAITDAAMMAEELKKEQDTSAHLERMKKNMEQTVKDLQLRLDEAEQLALKGGKKQIQKLEARVRELEGEVESEQKRNVEAVKGLRKHERRVKELTYQTEEDRKNILRLQDLVDKLQAKVKSYKRQAEEAEEQSNTNLSKFRKIQHELEEAEERADIAESQVNKLRVKSREVHTKIISEE, via the exons ATGAGTTCTGACGCGGAGATGGCCGTTTTCGGGGAGGCTGCTCCTTACCTCCGAAAGTCTGAAAAGGAGCGAATCGAGGCCCAGAATAGACCCTTTGATGCCAAAACATCTGTCTTTGTGGCGGAGCCCAAGGAATCCTTCGTCAAAGGAACGATTCAGAGCAAAGATGCAGGGAAAGTGACCGTAAAAACCGAAGCGGGAGCG ACCCTGACGGTGAAGGAAGACCAAGTCTTCCCCATGAACCCTCCCAAGTACGACAAGATCGAGGACATGGCCATGATGACGCACCTGCACGAGCCCGCTGTGCTGTACAACCTCAAAGAGCGTTATGCAGCCTGGATGATCTAC ACCTACTCTGGCCTCTTCTGCGTCACCGTCAACCCCTACAAGTGGCTGCCGGTGTACAACCCCGAGGTGGTGGCGGCCTACCGAGGCAAAAAGCGCCAGGAGGCCCCGCCCCACATCTTCTCCATCTCTGACAACGCCTACCAGTTCATGTTGACAG ACCGGGAGAATCAGTCAATCCTGATCAC TGGAGAATCCGGGGCCGGGAAGACTGTGAACACGAAGCGTGTCATCCAGTACTTTGCAACAATTGCAGTCACTGGGgacaagaagaaggaggaggctcCCACTGGCAAAATGCAG GGGACCCTGGAAGATCAAATCATCAGCGCCAACCCCCTGCTGGAGGCCTTTGGCAACGCCAAGACCGTGAGGAACGACAACTCCTCTCGCTTT GGTAAATTCATCAGAATCCACTTTGGCACCACGGGGAAACTGGCGTCTGCTGACATCGAGACTT ATCTTCTAGAGAAGTCCCGGGTCACTTTCCAGCTCAAGGCGGAAAGGAGCTACCATATTTTCTATCAGATCACATCCAACAAGAAGCCAGAGCTGATTG AAATGCTGCTGATTACCACGAACCCATACGATTACCCATTTGTCAGCCAAGGGGAGATCAGTGTGGCCAGCATTGATGACCAGGAAGAACTGATGGCCACAGAT AGTGCTATTGACATTTTGGGcttcacaaatgaagaaaaggtCTCCATCTACAAGCTCACGGGAGCCGTGATGCATTATGGGAACATGAAGTTCAAGCAGAAGCAGCGTGAGGAGCAAGCTGAGCCAGATGGCACTGAAG TTGCTGACAAGGCTGCCTATCTTCAGGGTCTGAACTCTGCTGACCTGCTCAAAGCCCTGTGCTACCCCAGGGTCAAGGTTGGCAATGAGTACGTCACCAAGGGCCAGACTGTAGAGCAG GTGACCAATGCGGTGGGCGCCCTGGCCAAGGCCATGTACGAGAAGATGTTCCTGTGGATGGTCACCCGCATCAACCAGCAGCTGGACACCAAGCAGCCCAGGCAGTACTTCATCGGGGTCTTGGACATCGCTGGCTTTGAGATCTTTGAT ttcAACAGCCTGGAGCAGCTGTGCATCAACTTCACCAACGAGAAGCTGCAGCAGTTCTTCAACCACCACATGTTcgtgctggagcaggaggagtACAAGAAGGAAGGCATCGAGTGGACATTCATCGACTTCGGGATGGACCTGGCCGCCTGCATCGAGCTCATCGAGAAG CCGATGGGCATCTTCTCCATCCTGGAGGAGGAGTGCATGTTCCCCAAGGCGACAGACACCTCCTTCAAGAACAAGCTGTATGAACAGCATCTTGGGAAGTCTGCCAACTTCCAGAAGCCTAAGGTGGTTAAAGGCAAGGCTGAAGCCCACTTCTCCCTGATTCACTATGCGGGCACCGTGGACTACAACATTACCGGCTGGCTGGACAAGAACAAGGACCCCCTGAATGAGACCGTGGTTGGGCTGTACCAGAAGTCTTCAGTGAAAACTCTGGCCTACCTCTTCTCTGGAACTCAAACTGCTGAAGCAGGTGAGGCCTCAAAGTC GaaaggtgctaagaagaagggaTCGTCTTTCCAGACCGTGTCTGCTCTGTTCAGA GAGAATCTGAACAAGCTGATGACCAACCTGAGGAGCACCCACCCCCACTTCGTGAGGTGCATCATCCCCAATGAAACCAAGACTCCCG GGGCCATGGAGCACGAACTGGTCCTGCACCAGCTGAGGTGTAACGGTGTGCTGGAAGGCATCCGCATCTGCCGGAAGGGCTTCCCCAGCAGGATCCTCTATGCAGACTTCAAACAGAG ATACAAGGTGTTAAACGCAAGCGCCATCCCCGAGGGACAATTCATCGATAGCAAGAAGGCTTCTGAGAAGCTCCTTGGCTCCATCGACATTGACCACACTCAGTATAAGTTTGGTCACACCAAG GTTTTCTTCAAAGCTGGTCTTCTGGGGCTCCTAGAGGAGATGAGAGACGACAAATTGGCTCAGCTGATTACCCGCACCCAGGCCATGTGCAGAGGGTTCTTGGCAAGAGTGGAGTACCAGAAGATGGTGGAGAGAAG GGAGTCCATCTTCTGCATCCAGTACAACATCCGCGCCTTCATGAATGTTAAGCATTGGCCCTGGATGAAGCTCTTCTTCAAGATCAAACCCCTGCTGAAGAGCGCAGAGACTGAGAAGGAAATGGCCAACATGAAGGAGGAGTTCCAGAAAACCAAAGACGAGCTCTCCAAGTCggaggcaaagaggaaggaactggaagaaaAGATGGTGTCactgttgaaagaaaaaaatgacctgCAACTCCAAGTGCAGGCT gaagctgaaggctTGGCTGATGCAGAGGAAAGATGCGACCAGCTGATCAAAACCAAAATCCAGCTGGAGGCCAAAATCAAGGAGGTGACAGAGAGAGCCGAGGATGAGGAGGAGATCAATGCCGAGCTGACAGCCaagaagaggaagctggaggaCGAGTGCTCAGAGCTGAAGAAAGACATCGATGACCTTGAGCTGACCCTGGCCAaggtggagaaggagaagcaTGCCACAGAGAACAAG GTGAAAAACCTCACTGAGGAGATGGCGGGTCTGGACGAAACCATCGCCAAGCTGACCAAGGAGAAGAAGGCCCTCCAAGAGGCCCACCAGCAGACCCTGGATGACCTGCAGGCAGAGGAGGACAAAGTCAACACTCTGACCAAAGCCAAAATCAAGCTCGAACAACAAGTGGATGAT CTTGAGGGGTCCttggagcaagaaaagaaacttcGCATGGACCTGGAAAGAGCCAAGAGGAAACTTGAGGGTGACTTGAAGCTGGCCCAGGAATCCATCATGGACATTGAAAACGAGAAACAGCAACTTGATGAGAGGCTCAAAAA GAAAGAGTTTGAGATGAGCAATCTGCAGAGCAAGATCGAAGACGAGCAGGCAGTTGGCATTCAACTGCAGAAGAAGATCAAGGAGCTGCAG GCCCGCATcgaggagctggaggaagaaatCGAGGCAGAGAGGGCCTCCAGGGCCAAAGCAGAGAAGCAGCGCTCTGACCTCTCCCGGGAACTGGAGGAGATCAGTGAGAGGCTGGAAGAAGCTGGCGGAGCCACTTCTGCCCAGATCGAGATGAACAAGAAGAGAGAGGCTGAGTTCCAGAAGATGCGCAGGGACCTGGAGGAGGCCACCCTGCAGCATGAAGCCACAGCGGCCACCCTGAGGAAGAAGCACGCTGACAGCGTGGCTGAGCTTGGGGAGCAGATTGACAACCTGCAGCGGGTCAAGCAgaagctggagaaggagaagagcgAGATGAAGATGGAGATCGATGACCTTGCTAGTAATGTAGAGACAGTGTCTAAGGCCAAG GGGAACCTAGAGAAGATGTGCCGCACCCTGGAGGACCAGGTGAGCGAGCTCAAATCaaaggaggaagagcagcagcGGCTGATCAATGACCTGACGAGCCAGAGGGGACGCTTGCAGACCGAATCTG GTGAATTTTCGCGGCAGCTTGATGAGAAGGAAGCGCTGGTGTCTCAGTTATCAAGAGGGAAGCAAGCCTTCACCCAACAGATTGAGGAGTTAAAGAGGCAGCTTGAGGAGGAAGTAAAG GCCAAGAACGCACTGGCCCACGCTCTGCAGTCCTCCCGCCATGACTGTGACCTGCTGAGGGAACAGTATGAGGAGGAGCAGGAATCTAAGGCTGAGCTGCAGAGGGCGCTGTCCAAGGCCAACAGCGAGGTGGCCCAGTGGAGGACCAAATATGAGACGGACGCCATCCAGCGCacggaggagctggaggaggccaA GAAGAAGCTAGCTCAGCGTCTGCAGGCGGCTGAGGAGCACGTGGAAGCCGTGAACGCCAAGTGtgcttccctggagaagacaaaGCAGCGGCTGCAGAACGAGGTGGAGGACCTCATGCTGGACGTGGAGAGAACCAACGCGGCCTGCGCTGCCCTGGACAAGAAGCAGAGGAACTTCGACAAG ATCCTGGCAGAGTGGAAACAGAAATACGAGGAAACACATGCCGAGCTGGAGGCGTCCCAGAAGGAGGCCCGCTCCCTCGGCACGGAGCTCTTCAAGATGAAGAACGCCTACGAGGAGTCTCTGGACCAGCTAGAAACCCTGAAGCGAGAGAATAAGAACTTACAGC AGGAGATTTCTGACCTCACGGAGCAGATCGCAGAAGGAGGGAAGCGTATCCATGAACTGGAGAAGATAAAGAAACAAGTAGAGCAAGAGAAATGCGAACTTCAGGCTGCTCTAGAAGAAGCAGAG GCATCTCTGGAGCATGAAGAGGGAAAGATCCTGCGCATCCAGCTGGAGCTGAACCAAGTCAAGTCTGAGATCGACAGGAAGATTGCCGAGAAGGACGAGGAGATCGACCAGCTGAAGAGAAACCACATTAGAGTCGTGGAGTCCATGCAGAGCACGCTGGACGCAGAGATCAGGAGCAGGAATGACGCCATCAGGatcaagaagaagatggagggagaCCTCAATGAGATGGAAATCCAGCTGAACCACTCCAACCGCATGGCTGCCGAGGCCCTGAGAAACTACAGGAACACACAAGGCATCCTCAAG GACACCCAGCTGCACCTGGATGATGCTCTCCGCGGCCAGGAGGACCTGAAGGAGCAGCTGGCCATGGTTGAGCGCAGAGCCAACCTGCTGCAGGCTGAGATCGAGGAGCTGCGGGCCACACTGGAGCAgacagagaggagcaggaagattGCAGAGCAGGAGCTGCTGGATGCCAGTGAGCGTGTGCAGCTCCTCCACACCCAG AACACCAGCCTCATCAACACCAAGAAGAAGCTCGAGACAGACATTTCCCAAATGCAAGGAGAGATGGAGGACATCGTCCAGGAAGCCCGCAATGCAGAAGAGAAGGCCAAGAAAGCCATCACTGAT GCTGCCATGATGGCGGAGGAGCTGAAGAAGGAGCAGGACACCAGCGCCCACCTTGAGCGGATGAAGAAGAACATGGAGCAGACGGTGAAGGACCTGCAGCTGCGTCTAGATGAGGCTGAGCAGCTGGCGCTGAAGGGTGGCAAGAAGCAGATCCAGAAACTGGAGGCCAGG GTGCGTGAACTGGAGGGCGAGGTTGAGAGTGAGCAGAAGCGGAATGTGGAGGCAGTCAAAGGTCTGCGCAAACATGAGAGGCGAGTGAAGGAGCTCACTTACCAG acagaagaagacagaaaaaatattCTCAGGCTTCAGGATTTGGTGGATAAACTCCAGGCAAAAGTGAAATCTTACAAGAGACAAGCGGAGGAGGCT GAGGAGCAGTCCAACACAAATCTGTCCAAATTCCGCAAGATCCAGCATGAACTGGAGGAAGCCGAGGAGCGGGCTGACATCGCAGAGTCTCAGGTCAACAAGCTGCGGGTGAAGAGCCGCGAAGTTCACACGAAAATCATCAGTGAAGAGTGA